In Coregonus clupeaformis isolate EN_2021a chromosome 15, ASM2061545v1, whole genome shotgun sequence, one genomic interval encodes:
- the LOC121582767 gene encoding protein strawberry notch homolog 1 isoform X2, with product MMNPGQDLLLAALSESGICPNDLFDFDPQDAALPSPTPQSISISALGVGSGMEAMGATAPPTPTVTIRHKPQPSTTTFVLNQLNQLPSLGTIVVTKPSTGGTARHTITVTKVVHTTPSALRGSTSTLTSSTALPSSVSTVVPSNREQIQLKDLLRTGSTMKSSSLVELMRLKPPPDIAQPVATATATGTKMILVSTKMIHKPAELNNGIKKEVSSKDVARIWVNDDMKVRSFSPTLKLPGMKEEEEAEEEEDEELGHAETYAEYMPMKLRIGLRHPDPVVETSSLSSVNPPNVWYRMSIPEETVDRGWLSALQLEAITYAAQQHETFLPNGDRASYLIGDGAGVGKGRTIAGIIYENYLLGRKRSLWFSVSNDLKYDAERDLKDIGAKNILVHSLNKFKYGKISSKHNGSVKKGVIFATYSSLIGESQSGGKYKTRFKQLLHWCGEDFDGVIVYDECHKAKNVCPIGSSKPTKTGLAVLELQNKLPKARVVYASATGASEPRNMAYMNRLGIWGEGTPFREFSNFIQAVERRGVGAMEIVAMDMKLRGMYIARQLSFTGVTFKIEEVPLTTHYIKMYNKSVRLWVAAREKFQAAANLMEAEQRMKKSMWGQFWSAHQRFFKYLCIASKVRRVVQLAREEVKNGKCVVIGLQSTGEARTLEALEEGGGELNDFVSTAKGVLQSLIEKHFPAPDRQKLFSLLGIDLSAKKTPSPSEAAAEQKGKKRKGAEIKKPEKRKRKSGGLSGSSSDDSDSEESDKDDAESDNSFKSVSSGEDDEDDFNPFKDDSSEDEEDDPWLSGKRKEAKKGKEKKNKKKTKKKSIDPDSIHSALLASGLGSTRPAFTTPIVKTSSTPAIAKVEADDSCMTSQDAVEDAQQMKRDLLDQLEKLAQDLPPNTLDELIDELGGPDNVAEMTGRKGRVVSNDDGSISYESRSELDVPVEILNLTEKQRFMDGEKNIAIISEAASSGISLQADRRVKNQRRRVHMTLELPWSADRAIQQFGRTHRSNQVTAPEYVFLISELAGEQRFASIVAKRLESLGALTHGDRRATETRDLSRFNFDNKYGRNALEIVMKSIVNLDSPLVNPPSDFEGDFYKEIRHGLIGVGLINVEDRSGILSLDKDYNNIGKFLNRILGMAVQEQNALFQYFSDTLAAVIQNAKKNGRYDMGILDLGSGDEKVKKIEAKKFLTPGYSTSGHVELYTVSVERGMSWEDATHAWAEQSGPDDGFYVQIRNNKKTAILVQEVNSKKRLFLVYRPNTGKQLKLETYADIKKKCKKVLSDDAKQHWIDQYKSSAEICAHAYWRGNCKKMSVGLQCEVGLRCRTYYVLCGSVLSVWTKVEGVLASVSGTNVKMQIVRLRTEDGQRIVGLIIPANCVSPLTNILSSSDQSQQLAVQQQQKWQQLHPQSLSHIHNT from the exons ATGATGAATCCTGGACAGGATTTGCTCCTGGCAGCCCTGAGCGAGAGCGGCATCTGCCCTAACGACCTGTTCGACTTTGACCCTCAGGATGCTGCTCTTCCCTCTCCCACCCCACAG TCCATCTCCATCAGTGCCCTCGGTGTTGGCTCGGGGATGGAGGCAATGGGAGCCACAGCTCCACCCACACCTACAGTCACAATCAGG CACAAGCCGCAGCCCTCAACCACCACATTTGTCTTAAATCAACTGAATCAGTTGCCATCGCTGGGAACAATTGTTGTGACCAAGCCCTCAACTGGAGGCACGGCCAGACACACCATCACAGTCACCAAGGTGGTCCATACCACTCCCTCAGCCCTACGGGGATCCACTTCCACACTTACCTCCTCCACGGCTCTCCCCTCCTCAGTCTCCACAGTGGTTCCTTCCAACAGAGAGCAG ATCCAGCTGAAGGACCTGTTGAGGACGGGCAGCACCATGAAAAGCAGTAGTCTGGTGGAACTCATGAGGCTCAAGCCGCCACCAGACATCGCCCAGCCGGTCGCCACGGCAACAGCCACAGGCACCA AAATGATACTGGTCTCGACAAAGATGATTCATAAACCAG CGGAACTGAACAACGGAATAAAGAAGGAGGTGTCAAGTAAAGATGTTGCTCGGATCTGGGTGAACGACGACATGAAAGTGCGGAGCTTCTCACCTACACTA AAACTCCCAGGgatgaaggaggaagaggaggctgaggaagaggaggatgaagagttGGGTCATGCTGAGACATACGCTGAGTACATGCCCATGAAAC TGCGGATCGGGCTGCGTCACCCAGACCCGGTGGTGGAGACCAGCTCCCTGTCCAGTGTGAACCCTCCAAATGTTTGGTACAGAATGTCTATACCAGAAGAGACCGTCGACCGCGGCTGGCTGTCTGCCCTGCAGCTGGAGGCCATCACATATGCTGCCCAG CAACATGAAACATTCCTCCCTAACGGCGACCGAGCGTCCTATCTGATAGGAGACGGGGCCGGAGTGGGGAAAGGCCGGACCATTGCTGGGATCATCTACGAGAACTACCTCCTCGGCAGAAAGAGATCACTCTG GTTCAGTGTTTCTAATGACCTGAAGTATGATGCGGAGAGGGATCTGAAAGACATAGGAGCAAAGAACATTCTGGTCCATTCACTAAACAAG TTTAAGTATGGTAAGATCTCGTCCAAACACAACGGCAGTGTGAAGAAGGGGGTGATCTTCGCTACGTACTCCTCTCTGATAGGAGAGAGCCAGTCTGGAGGGAAGTACAAGACCCGCTTCAAACAGCTACTCCACTGGTGTGGAGAGGACTTCGACGGAGTC ATTGTGTATGACGAGTGTCACAAAGCCAAAAATGTCTGTCCCATCGGGTCATCCaaacccaccaagactggacTGGCAGTCCTGGAGCTGCAGAACAAACTGCCCAAGGCACGGGTGGTGTACGCTAGCGCCACTG GTGCGTCTGAGCCCCGTAACATGGCCTACATGAACCGGCTGGGCATCTGGGGAGAGGGGACACCTTTCAGAGAGTTCAGCAACTTTATCCAGGCTGTGGAGCgcag AGGTGTTGGTGCCATGGAGATAGTTGCCATGGATATGAAGCTGAGGGGCATGTACATCGCCAGGCAGCTGAGCTTCACAGGCGTCACGTTCAAAATCGAGGAGGTTCCCCTGACAACACACTACATCAAGATGTACAACAAGTCTGTACGCCTG TGGGTGGCTGCGCGGGAGAAGTTCCAGGCGGCTGCTAACTTGATGGAGGCAGAGCAGCGGATGAAGAAGTCCATGTGGGGTCAGTTCTGGTCAGCCCACCAGAGGTTCTTCAAGTACCTCTGCATCGCCTCCAAGGTCCGCAGGGTGGTGCAGCTCGCCAGGGAGGAGGTCAAAAACGGAAAG tgtgtcGTGATTGGTCTTCAGTCGACAGGAGAGGCCAGAACACTAGAGGCcctggaggaaggaggaggagagctcAACGACTTTGTTTCCACCGCAAA AGGCGTTCTGCAGTCCTTGATAGAGAAGCACTTCCCTGCTCCAGACAGACAAAAGCTGTTCAGCCTGCTGGGCATCGACCTGTCGGCCAAGAAGACGCCATCTCCCAGCGAGGCCGCCGCAGAGCAAAAGGGCAAGAAGAGGAAAG GTGCTGAGATAAAGAAACCAGAGAAGCGGAAGAGAAAGTCTGGTGGTCTGTCGGGGAGCAGTTCTGACGACAGCGATTCGGAGGAGTCGGATAAGGATGATGCGGAGAGTGACAACAGCTTCAAGTCCGTCAGCTCGGGAGAAGATGACGAAGATGACTTCAATCCCTTCAAGGATGATTCCAGCGAGGATGAGGAGGATG ACCCCTGGCTGTCTGGAAAGAGGAAAGAGGCGAAGAAAGGCAAGGAGAAGAAGAATAAAaagaagacgaagaagaagaGCATTGATCCAGACTCTATCCACAGTGCCTTGTTAGCCTCTGGTCTGGGCTCCACCAGGCCTGCTTTCACCACCCCCATAGTCAAGACCTCCAGCACACCTGCCATAG CCAAGGTAGAAGCAGATGACAGCTGTATGACCAGTCAGGATGCTGTGGAAGATGCTCAGCAGATGAAGAGGGATCTGTTGGACCAGCTGGAGAAGCTGGCTCAGGATCTACCCCCCAACACTCTGGATGAACTCATAGACGAGCTGGGAGGACCCGATAACGTGGCTGAG ATGACGGGTCGTAAAGGCCGGGTAGTCAGTAACGACGACGGCAGCATCTCCTACGAGTCTCGCTCTGAATTGGACGTTCCTGTGGAGATCCTCAACCTCACAGAGAAACAGAGGTTCATGGACGGAGAGAAG aaCATAGCCATCATCTCGGAGGCGGCTAGCTCCGGTATCTCCCTGCAGGCTGACCGGCGGGTGAAGAACCAGAGGAGGAGGGTCCACATGACCCTGGAGCTGCCCTGGAGCGCAGACCGAGCCATACAGCAGTTTG GGAGGACCCACAGGTCTAACCAGGTGACGGCTCCAGAGTACGTGTTCCTCATCTCTGAGCTGGCTGGGGAACAGAGGTTTGCCTCCATTGTGGCCAAGAGACTGGAGAGCCTG GGTGCCCTCACCCATGGAGACAGAAGAGCAACAGAGACGAGAGATCTCAGCAGGTTCAACTTCGACAACAAA TACGGTAGAAACGCACTGGAGATCGTGATGAAGTCCATCGTCAACCTGGACTCTCCGTTAGTGAATCCTCCCTCGGACTTCGAAGGGGATTTCTACAAAG AGATCCGTCATGGGTTGATCGGAGTGGGTCTGATCAATGTGGAGGACCGATCAGGGATTCTGTCTCTGGACAAAG actacaacaacatagggaagtTCCTGAACCGTATCCTGGGGATGGCAGTGCAGGAGCAGAACGCTCTGTTCCAGTACTTCTCTGACACGCTGGCAGCTGTCATACAGAACGCCAAGAAGAACGGACGCTACGACATGGGCATCCTGG ACCTGGGTTCTGGGGATGAGAAGGTGAAGAAGATCGAAGCCAAGAAGTTCCTGACCCCAGGCTACTCCACCTCAGGACATGTGGAGCTCTACACG GTGAGTGTGGAGAGAGGCATGTCCTGGGAGGATGCCACCCACGCCTGGGCCGAGCAGAGTGGACCAGATGATGGCTTCTATGTACAG ATAAGGAACAACAAGAAGACGGCCATCTTGGTGCAGGAGGTGAACAGTAAGAAGAGGCTGTTCCTGGTCTACAGACCGAACACGGGCAAACAGCTTAAACTGGAGACCTACGCTGACATCAAGAAGAAGTGTAAAAAGGTGCTGTCAGATGATGCCAAGCAGCATTGGATCGACCAGTACAAGTCTTCAGCTGAGATCTGCGCTCATGCTTACTG gCGTGGTAACTGTAAGAAGATGTCGGTGGGTCTGCAGTGTGAGGTGGGTCTGCGCTGCAGGACGTACTATGTGCTGTGTGGCTCTGTGCTCAGCGTGTGGACCAAGGTGGAGGGGGTCCTGGCCTCCGTCAGCGGAACCAATGTCAAGATGCAGATCGTCCGCCTCAGGACAGAGGACGGGCAGAGGATCGTGG GCCTGATCATTCCAGCCAACTGCGTCTCTCCTCTGACCAACATCCTGTCCTCATCTGACCAGTCTCAGCAACTTGCTGTTCAGCAGCAGCAGAAGTGGCAGCAGCTGCACCCTCAGAGCCTCAGCCACATACACAACACATAG
- the LOC121582767 gene encoding protein strawberry notch homolog 1 isoform X1, whose protein sequence is MMNPGQDLLLAALSESGICPNDLFDFDPQDAALPSPTPQSISISALGVGSGMEAMGATAPPTPTVTIRHKPQPSTTTFVLNQLNQLPSLGTIVVTKPSTGGTARHTITVTKVVHTTPSALRGSTSTLTSSTALPSSVSTVVPSNREQIQLKDLLRTGSTMKSSSLVELMRLKPPPDIAQPVATATATGTKMILVSTKMIHKPAELNNGIKKEVSSKDVARIWVNDDMKVRSFSPTLKLPGMKEEEEAEEEEDEELGHAETYAEYMPMKLRIGLRHPDPVVETSSLSSVNPPNVWYRMSIPEETVDRGWLSALQLEAITYAAQQHETFLPNGDRASYLIGDGAGVGKGRTIAGIIYENYLLGRKRSLWFSVSNDLKYDAERDLKDIGAKNILVHSLNKFKYGKISSKHNGSVKKGVIFATYSSLIGESQSGGKYKTRFKQLLHWCGEDFDGVIVYDECHKAKNVCPIGSSKPTKTGLAVLELQNKLPKARVVYASATGASEPRNMAYMNRLGIWGEGTPFREFSNFIQAVERRGVGAMEIVAMDMKLRGMYIARQLSFTGVTFKIEEVPLTTHYIKMYNKSVRLWVAAREKFQAAANLMEAEQRMKKSMWGQFWSAHQRFFKYLCIASKVRRVVQLAREEVKNGKCVVIGLQSTGEARTLEALEEGGGELNDFVSTAKGVLQSLIEKHFPAPDRQKLFSLLGIDLSAKKTPSPSEAAAEQKGKKRKAGAEIKKPEKRKRKSGGLSGSSSDDSDSEESDKDDAESDNSFKSVSSGEDDEDDFNPFKDDSSEDEEDDPWLSGKRKEAKKGKEKKNKKKTKKKSIDPDSIHSALLASGLGSTRPAFTTPIVKTSSTPAIAKVEADDSCMTSQDAVEDAQQMKRDLLDQLEKLAQDLPPNTLDELIDELGGPDNVAEMTGRKGRVVSNDDGSISYESRSELDVPVEILNLTEKQRFMDGEKNIAIISEAASSGISLQADRRVKNQRRRVHMTLELPWSADRAIQQFGRTHRSNQVTAPEYVFLISELAGEQRFASIVAKRLESLGALTHGDRRATETRDLSRFNFDNKYGRNALEIVMKSIVNLDSPLVNPPSDFEGDFYKEIRHGLIGVGLINVEDRSGILSLDKDYNNIGKFLNRILGMAVQEQNALFQYFSDTLAAVIQNAKKNGRYDMGILDLGSGDEKVKKIEAKKFLTPGYSTSGHVELYTVSVERGMSWEDATHAWAEQSGPDDGFYVQIRNNKKTAILVQEVNSKKRLFLVYRPNTGKQLKLETYADIKKKCKKVLSDDAKQHWIDQYKSSAEICAHAYWRGNCKKMSVGLQCEVGLRCRTYYVLCGSVLSVWTKVEGVLASVSGTNVKMQIVRLRTEDGQRIVGLIIPANCVSPLTNILSSSDQSQQLAVQQQQKWQQLHPQSLSHIHNT, encoded by the exons ATGATGAATCCTGGACAGGATTTGCTCCTGGCAGCCCTGAGCGAGAGCGGCATCTGCCCTAACGACCTGTTCGACTTTGACCCTCAGGATGCTGCTCTTCCCTCTCCCACCCCACAG TCCATCTCCATCAGTGCCCTCGGTGTTGGCTCGGGGATGGAGGCAATGGGAGCCACAGCTCCACCCACACCTACAGTCACAATCAGG CACAAGCCGCAGCCCTCAACCACCACATTTGTCTTAAATCAACTGAATCAGTTGCCATCGCTGGGAACAATTGTTGTGACCAAGCCCTCAACTGGAGGCACGGCCAGACACACCATCACAGTCACCAAGGTGGTCCATACCACTCCCTCAGCCCTACGGGGATCCACTTCCACACTTACCTCCTCCACGGCTCTCCCCTCCTCAGTCTCCACAGTGGTTCCTTCCAACAGAGAGCAG ATCCAGCTGAAGGACCTGTTGAGGACGGGCAGCACCATGAAAAGCAGTAGTCTGGTGGAACTCATGAGGCTCAAGCCGCCACCAGACATCGCCCAGCCGGTCGCCACGGCAACAGCCACAGGCACCA AAATGATACTGGTCTCGACAAAGATGATTCATAAACCAG CGGAACTGAACAACGGAATAAAGAAGGAGGTGTCAAGTAAAGATGTTGCTCGGATCTGGGTGAACGACGACATGAAAGTGCGGAGCTTCTCACCTACACTA AAACTCCCAGGgatgaaggaggaagaggaggctgaggaagaggaggatgaagagttGGGTCATGCTGAGACATACGCTGAGTACATGCCCATGAAAC TGCGGATCGGGCTGCGTCACCCAGACCCGGTGGTGGAGACCAGCTCCCTGTCCAGTGTGAACCCTCCAAATGTTTGGTACAGAATGTCTATACCAGAAGAGACCGTCGACCGCGGCTGGCTGTCTGCCCTGCAGCTGGAGGCCATCACATATGCTGCCCAG CAACATGAAACATTCCTCCCTAACGGCGACCGAGCGTCCTATCTGATAGGAGACGGGGCCGGAGTGGGGAAAGGCCGGACCATTGCTGGGATCATCTACGAGAACTACCTCCTCGGCAGAAAGAGATCACTCTG GTTCAGTGTTTCTAATGACCTGAAGTATGATGCGGAGAGGGATCTGAAAGACATAGGAGCAAAGAACATTCTGGTCCATTCACTAAACAAG TTTAAGTATGGTAAGATCTCGTCCAAACACAACGGCAGTGTGAAGAAGGGGGTGATCTTCGCTACGTACTCCTCTCTGATAGGAGAGAGCCAGTCTGGAGGGAAGTACAAGACCCGCTTCAAACAGCTACTCCACTGGTGTGGAGAGGACTTCGACGGAGTC ATTGTGTATGACGAGTGTCACAAAGCCAAAAATGTCTGTCCCATCGGGTCATCCaaacccaccaagactggacTGGCAGTCCTGGAGCTGCAGAACAAACTGCCCAAGGCACGGGTGGTGTACGCTAGCGCCACTG GTGCGTCTGAGCCCCGTAACATGGCCTACATGAACCGGCTGGGCATCTGGGGAGAGGGGACACCTTTCAGAGAGTTCAGCAACTTTATCCAGGCTGTGGAGCgcag AGGTGTTGGTGCCATGGAGATAGTTGCCATGGATATGAAGCTGAGGGGCATGTACATCGCCAGGCAGCTGAGCTTCACAGGCGTCACGTTCAAAATCGAGGAGGTTCCCCTGACAACACACTACATCAAGATGTACAACAAGTCTGTACGCCTG TGGGTGGCTGCGCGGGAGAAGTTCCAGGCGGCTGCTAACTTGATGGAGGCAGAGCAGCGGATGAAGAAGTCCATGTGGGGTCAGTTCTGGTCAGCCCACCAGAGGTTCTTCAAGTACCTCTGCATCGCCTCCAAGGTCCGCAGGGTGGTGCAGCTCGCCAGGGAGGAGGTCAAAAACGGAAAG tgtgtcGTGATTGGTCTTCAGTCGACAGGAGAGGCCAGAACACTAGAGGCcctggaggaaggaggaggagagctcAACGACTTTGTTTCCACCGCAAA AGGCGTTCTGCAGTCCTTGATAGAGAAGCACTTCCCTGCTCCAGACAGACAAAAGCTGTTCAGCCTGCTGGGCATCGACCTGTCGGCCAAGAAGACGCCATCTCCCAGCGAGGCCGCCGCAGAGCAAAAGGGCAAGAAGAGGAAAG cagGTGCTGAGATAAAGAAACCAGAGAAGCGGAAGAGAAAGTCTGGTGGTCTGTCGGGGAGCAGTTCTGACGACAGCGATTCGGAGGAGTCGGATAAGGATGATGCGGAGAGTGACAACAGCTTCAAGTCCGTCAGCTCGGGAGAAGATGACGAAGATGACTTCAATCCCTTCAAGGATGATTCCAGCGAGGATGAGGAGGATG ACCCCTGGCTGTCTGGAAAGAGGAAAGAGGCGAAGAAAGGCAAGGAGAAGAAGAATAAAaagaagacgaagaagaagaGCATTGATCCAGACTCTATCCACAGTGCCTTGTTAGCCTCTGGTCTGGGCTCCACCAGGCCTGCTTTCACCACCCCCATAGTCAAGACCTCCAGCACACCTGCCATAG CCAAGGTAGAAGCAGATGACAGCTGTATGACCAGTCAGGATGCTGTGGAAGATGCTCAGCAGATGAAGAGGGATCTGTTGGACCAGCTGGAGAAGCTGGCTCAGGATCTACCCCCCAACACTCTGGATGAACTCATAGACGAGCTGGGAGGACCCGATAACGTGGCTGAG ATGACGGGTCGTAAAGGCCGGGTAGTCAGTAACGACGACGGCAGCATCTCCTACGAGTCTCGCTCTGAATTGGACGTTCCTGTGGAGATCCTCAACCTCACAGAGAAACAGAGGTTCATGGACGGAGAGAAG aaCATAGCCATCATCTCGGAGGCGGCTAGCTCCGGTATCTCCCTGCAGGCTGACCGGCGGGTGAAGAACCAGAGGAGGAGGGTCCACATGACCCTGGAGCTGCCCTGGAGCGCAGACCGAGCCATACAGCAGTTTG GGAGGACCCACAGGTCTAACCAGGTGACGGCTCCAGAGTACGTGTTCCTCATCTCTGAGCTGGCTGGGGAACAGAGGTTTGCCTCCATTGTGGCCAAGAGACTGGAGAGCCTG GGTGCCCTCACCCATGGAGACAGAAGAGCAACAGAGACGAGAGATCTCAGCAGGTTCAACTTCGACAACAAA TACGGTAGAAACGCACTGGAGATCGTGATGAAGTCCATCGTCAACCTGGACTCTCCGTTAGTGAATCCTCCCTCGGACTTCGAAGGGGATTTCTACAAAG AGATCCGTCATGGGTTGATCGGAGTGGGTCTGATCAATGTGGAGGACCGATCAGGGATTCTGTCTCTGGACAAAG actacaacaacatagggaagtTCCTGAACCGTATCCTGGGGATGGCAGTGCAGGAGCAGAACGCTCTGTTCCAGTACTTCTCTGACACGCTGGCAGCTGTCATACAGAACGCCAAGAAGAACGGACGCTACGACATGGGCATCCTGG ACCTGGGTTCTGGGGATGAGAAGGTGAAGAAGATCGAAGCCAAGAAGTTCCTGACCCCAGGCTACTCCACCTCAGGACATGTGGAGCTCTACACG GTGAGTGTGGAGAGAGGCATGTCCTGGGAGGATGCCACCCACGCCTGGGCCGAGCAGAGTGGACCAGATGATGGCTTCTATGTACAG ATAAGGAACAACAAGAAGACGGCCATCTTGGTGCAGGAGGTGAACAGTAAGAAGAGGCTGTTCCTGGTCTACAGACCGAACACGGGCAAACAGCTTAAACTGGAGACCTACGCTGACATCAAGAAGAAGTGTAAAAAGGTGCTGTCAGATGATGCCAAGCAGCATTGGATCGACCAGTACAAGTCTTCAGCTGAGATCTGCGCTCATGCTTACTG gCGTGGTAACTGTAAGAAGATGTCGGTGGGTCTGCAGTGTGAGGTGGGTCTGCGCTGCAGGACGTACTATGTGCTGTGTGGCTCTGTGCTCAGCGTGTGGACCAAGGTGGAGGGGGTCCTGGCCTCCGTCAGCGGAACCAATGTCAAGATGCAGATCGTCCGCCTCAGGACAGAGGACGGGCAGAGGATCGTGG GCCTGATCATTCCAGCCAACTGCGTCTCTCCTCTGACCAACATCCTGTCCTCATCTGACCAGTCTCAGCAACTTGCTGTTCAGCAGCAGCAGAAGTGGCAGCAGCTGCACCCTCAGAGCCTCAGCCACATACACAACACATAG